The genomic region gcattgtatttttACAAGAACGTTGGGTTTATTGACTTGTATGTGTCAAGTTACGGCATCGCCAGGGGAGGTGCGCCTCGGTTTCAGGACTCTCTTATTACGTGATTGTGATCTTACAGTGTGTCTGTCGGGTATGTGTCTTTGCACCATGACCCCACAGTAATACTGCCCCGTTTGGCTGTATTGATGGGTATAGTATATGGTTAAAATACAATTAAACATGAGGtcagtatctggtaagtttctatCTTTCTTCTTAATTCTTTATTAATTATCATTTAGGGATtggtagtgcagtgagaatggctcctgGGGCACAGTTCTCTACTGTGTGCGAGACGTGGGAATTCAGGGAGGCATCCAGTCTCCCAAATCAACACATctacaccaggtgcaccgagctgcagcttctcagagaatgtattaaggaattggagctaCAACTCGATAAGCTTCGGCTCGTatggaagaatgaggaggtgatagacaagagccgctgggaggtagtcaccccgaaGCTGCAGGACAcagataactgggtgactgtcaggagaaggaaggaaatgggcagctatgcagagtacacctgtggctatTTTCCTCAATAATAAGTTGAAGAGACAACCtacgacggggaggtgggggtgggggggtgtcacAGTAACCGGGTCTCTGGCTCTGAGTCTGctgcctgtggctcagaagagcagagaggtgaagaggactacaGTGGTAGTAGgaaattccatagttagaggaacagaggcCAAATGGTGTGGGTGCGATAGAGACACCAAGATGgaatattgcctcccaggtgagaAGGTCAGTCAGAGATGTCTTGGATCAGGTTCCtggcattctcaagggggagggtgagcagccagaagtcttaatacatattggcaccaataacGTAGGTAGAAAAGGTGTGGAgaccctgaagagagattttagggagctatgtAGAAAGCTGAGGAACAGGCCCAGCAGGGTAGTAATCCCTAcattgctgcctgtaccacgtGCCATGAGAATAATTAAAGCATGATTTGGcagtgaacgtgtggctgaggaactggtacaggtgccaggggttcagatttatggttcttctggagaaggtaggacctgtacaaaaggaacggGTTAAACCTGAACACaagtgggaccaatatccttacGGGCAGGTTTGGTAGAGTTTATCGGGGTGGGCGCGGGTGCTGTGGGAATGAGAGTGAtattgctgaggatgaggtagttggttcacaaacagaggcaatgtgtaatgCCTCTCCAAGCAAAATGAGgctgatgatggggcaaaattgcagtcgacATGATGAGTTGCAATACCAGGggcggacaaaattgaaaaggctgAATGGagaaacacactcaaaatgccggaggaaattcctccagcactttatgcgggttgcttggatttccagcatctgcagattttctcttgaaggGTGAATAAAGGACTGAACGTGTTATATTGAATTGGCGCAGAATACATAATATTTTAAATGAACCTGTAGCACAATTACGGTTTGGCATATATGATATTGTGGGTATCACTAAATCGTGAcggaaagaaaattatagctgaGACCTTTACCTCCagggatacatattgtatcgaaaggacagacaagaAGGCAGGAGTGGATGGTGTAACAAAAACGAAATCATGTAATAAAaaagaggtgacaaagggtcAAAAggagttatagaacatagaatagtacagcacagtataggcccttgggcccacaatgttgtgctgaccctcaaaccctacctcccatatcacccccaaccttaaattcctccatatacctgtttagcACTCTCTTCAATTTCACTAgtgtaactgcctccaccaccctctgagtaaaaaaccttcctctaatatcccccttgaacttcccgccccttaccttaaagccatgtcgcCTTGTAGTGAgccgtggtgccctggggaagaggtgctggctgtccactctatctattcctcttaatatcttgtatacctctatcatgtctcctctcatcctcttcctctccaaagagtaaagccctagctcccttaatctctgatcataatgcatactttctaaaccaggcagcatcctggtaaatctcctctgtaccctttccaatgcttccacatccttcctatagtgaggtgaccagaactggacacagtactccaagtgtggcctaaccagagttttattgagctgcgacattactctgtgactcttaaactctgtccctcgacttatgaaaactagcACCTCATgacctttcttaactaccctatctacctgtgaggcaatgttcagggatctgtggacatgtacccccagattcctcagcttctccacactaccaagtatcctgctatttactttgtactctgccttggcgtTTGTCgtgccaaagtgtaccacctcacacttctccgggttgaactcgatccgccacttctcagcccacttctgcatcctatctatgtctctctgtAAGcttcgacaatcttctacacaATCTACAACACCACAAacccttgtgtcatctgcaacttgccaacccacccttctacccccacatccaggtcattaataaaatcatgaaaagtagaggtcccagaacagatccttgtgggacaccactagtcacaatcctccaatccgaatgtactccctccatcaccaccctctgctttctgcaggcaagccaattctgaatccacctggccaaacttccctggataccatgccttctgactttctgaataagcctactgtgtggaaccttgtcaaatgtcttactaaaatccatgtatgtcacatccactgcactatcctcacctatatgcctggtcacctcctcaaagaactctatcagcattgttagacacgatctgcctttcaAAAAGCCATGCTTAccatccctgatcagaccatgattctttaaatgcccatagatcctatctctaagaatcattTCCAACTGCTTTTCCAGCACAGATGTAAcgatcactggtctataattacccggactatccctactaccttttctgaatCACTGTGGGTAGAGTCAAGGAACTGCAAACATAAAAAGATCCTGGTGCGAGTTCAATACAACCCCCAAACAATAGTTCTGGTCTATAAATTTTATATGGGAAATAGGAAATGCATGCCAGAAGTACAATTTTATGACAGTAAGAGGGGTGcgttaggaaaatcaggttgttgctggatctcaagagagtgaatttgtagaatgtctacaagatggtgTTTTACAGTGGCtcatagttgagcccactagggggacCCTATTGTTGATTGGGTGTTAAAGATTTCGGCAAGGACTACCGTACCGAAGAGCCTGTTTTTATGCTGTTCCACTTTTTGCATCTATGACTCGATGACTATGTATTGTATTTTGGGCCAGTAATCCTGCCACCAGCTGTTCAGTAAAACCCCTGTGTTGTTACCCTGCCCTCTCTCCCCGATACACTGATTCACCTGGTTGCACTGGAGACCGGGATTCGTGAAGGTGAATGGAATTCATCGCTGTTCACAAAGAATGAGCACTGTTCAAGAGGCAGTTGCTTGCTTCTGTCAGATCTTTTAATCATAATTCAAAAGTACATCGGAATATTACAGAAGTAAAAAAACAAACATTAAGCTGGACTATGATGAAGGGTGCGTGCACACTGATTGTCAGATTTAGCTATTGCTATCTCAGTAACACAGGAGACCGAGTTTAAATTGCGGCAGGTCTGAGGAAATTAAATCCATTGAGCTGAACGATTTGACATTGAAGTTGGGAACAGTGGCATGAATCCATACCTTCCTGGACCTGGCACTGAACAGGGGGAAGGATGTAATCATTGCCAACCTGCTGTAGGTGGAACTAGTCGTTGGTAGGTGGACCACCAGACCCTCCAGTTTGATGATGAATCActgcccgaaatatcgactgtttattcttttccacggatgctacctgatgtgttgagttcctccggcattttgtgtgttttgctttggattttcagcatatacagaatttctcgtgtttgtgacatTAAACATCTACACGAGGATGACTAAATGTCAATTAAATTGTGAGGCATTCTGAtgcaaaatgctgcagatgctggaaatctgaaataaaccgGGAAGAGGTGGGTTGTTCACTGGGTCAGGCAGTGACTATGGAGAAACAGCTCCCGGAAATGATGGTAACAGAGATCACCCTCCTTATAGGGGTAACGGAAACACTTGGACTCAAGCGGTGTGAGGATTAACAGGAGTCCTGAtgaattgtttattcccctccactgatGGTGCCGTTCCTGCtgtgtgttgctcatgatttccaggatctgcagaatcttttatcCAGATGGGGGTGGGGCGCCAGAAAGAACTTGTCTTTGGGTGGTAGATGTCAGGATGGTGTGACATCCCTCCGGGATAGAGTAAGAGAGGCACGCTCAATTACCCATAGAGGGGTCCACAATTACCGATGCCTTCACGGGAAGCGGCTGCCTTGGCATTTTGAAGGACAACTTTAGCTGTCTCCATCATTGCATTCAACGAACTGTTCAGCATCATGACTGTCACCCCAAAGGACGATGTTGCCCCAAAGATGGTGCCCAAAATGGGGACAAAGTCAAGGAAGGGCTCGGCGATTGTCAGCGCCAATGCCACGTTGCTTCTCTGCAACAACAGCAGGACCTGCTCCCGTGTGATCTCCCCAAACAGCCAGACGTGCTCAGCACCTCTCTTCAGATTCGCTACACTGGTCCCCACTCTCTGGGCCAGTTTGCTGAGAGACGCCTCATCCAGACCAAGGTTCTTCCGCATGAACACGATACCGGAGATAATGAGCGCCAGGTCACAGGCAAGAGACAAACCCGGAATGGGAACTGCACCGATACCCCCCGATATGGCGGACAACATCTGGATGAATGGCCGCAGAGCATTACGTTTCCTCTCTATAGCAGCTTCAGATGTGTTGGGGAGTGCTGTGATGAATAGATCTCTCTGTGTCTCCGAGAGATTGGATACCACAGCCTCCCTAAATTTAGGAAAATCAAACTCATCAAGGTCAAATGCAGAATAGAGGAAAACGGAAGTATTTTGTATCCCTTCTGACTCTAGTGAAGAGATGCAATATTCCTTCAAGTTCTGGAGAATAACCTCCTGGTTGTAACCCTTCTTGCGGCTTTCTGCCCTGATAGTATCGTCGATCTTAGAGCGCACCACGTAGAAATGTTTGCCCGCCTTCTTCAGTGCTTCAGCCAGTATCTTGTCATTCTCCGTGAACCGAGCAGCAGTGACAACGATGCCCAAATCATACTGGGAAAAGTTGGTTTCCTTCATGAACTTTTTCACTGGAAACTTTGGTGTATTCAACCCGGGGAAGTCATAGTACTGAACATTaggaagggtggggtgggggtaacGTGTTATTTCCATGGTGGTCTCTGTGCTGCCGGTTGAGGCAGCCCCTTCCTCATTCTCATCCAACCCAAGCAGAGCATTGATCAGGGTCGATTTGCCCGATCCTGACTCACCCATCACCGCAATCCGGATCTGTACATTTTCGAACTGCTTGGATTTTCTCTCGATGGCCAATTGAAAACCCTGCTGTCCTTCACGTTGATAGGCAGCCACCAGGTCCTTCACATCCTTGGCGTTGTAATACAGGTTGGATAGAACTCCAGCCATTTCCCACTGAAAGAGGAAAACACGTTGAtagtgttggagaaggaagtcGTCGGGAATCGCAAGAAATCCTGCTTGAACAAGCCAAATGAATTTAAGTCAGCTTGTGGCACGGGTGAGAGGGTGTACTtagatttatgaagaccaatgtgccagaagcactctttacaaccctatctaactTTTCCTGTGCTACCATATTCAATGAATAATGGATCTGTTTTACCAGATTCCTCTGATCTACCACACTATACAATGCCCTAGTGTTCTctgtgcaagtcctaccctggttcaccttcccaaagtgcaacacctcacacttgtctgcattaaatttcatctgctattttcAACCTATTTATCCAGATGGTCAGGATCTCACTGTTTCAATAGGTGTCCTCACTGTCCACTTTGACCCCAATCTTGGAGTCATCCAAAAATTTGCTGATGCACTTTTGCACATTACCAGATAGGTATTTGATATGGATGATAAATAATATATGTAGGGGGTTTCTTCTTTTTTGTTACTGCAAAGAGTAACGAAATGGCTTCTTTATTATTTTATAATTACAaaggcttttctgtaataatactgcgatgtaaggagttctctgtctctgcttgtttgggttatattattgataagagagcgaACGAACCAAtagggatagatgttattctttcttgtgtgtctgtaagctattgtttgcgTGGGCTTTGAGGCAGAAGGCGCAataggacagagagaggagacgcgatgctgtaagctggccgaCTGGACGGATCCCTAACGGGAGtccaaggcccagggtcttcggcgaggagaggagacgaagacagactcgtgtggagcgtctggtcgtctaccatggttggtcccaggtggcgggtcgaggtggtcagCGGGGATCAAATGGTAGAAAGTGGACCCCGTTACTTGGGTTCCAACTGTTGTGtacaaagtggttgaactttgataagtttggcggcttttactttctttttatattttatctctattaattacatagttccagtaagatctataaagtgtaatcatttatcgcatatggtgtattgtctgttatttggcggggtggggtgtatcatacagcatccacacaaacttgattacccagtctggtggggccgaaggctgctccccctagacgaaagcgaattgagtgagcctgaggcttaccagtgGGCTACATATAGAACTGAACACTGAACCTTGCTGCACACCACTAACTACAGGCCTCTCATAGAAAGCTCACTGGTATCTGCCTCAAAACAAATGTATAATAGAAGCTATTACCTGATCCTGAGTGCCAAGTGAATGAATCTTTCTGACCAAACTCCCATTAGAGGCCTTGTTGCAGGTCTTACCACAGTCTTTTTAGACTGcatccttcatcaactttcctggtagtcTCTTTGAAAAAAATCAATACGCTTTGTTAGATGTGACCTACCACACGAAAAGGGATCAGGACCACCTCAAACAGTCTCCGTCTATCTCCTGCCTGTCAGatggaggggaaatgcacagccaatgCAGAAATCACCTGTGGCCGATCTCCTCAATCATAATTATATAACTTAAATACTAATGAAATGGACTTCAAAAATGCTTTGAAATCcccttttagaaaccaacagaaggcaactaaaagtcattaagaatgtaaacatggaatatgaaagtaagccagCCAAAAAAATTAAAGAGGattccaaaagtttcttcagatacataaagtgtaaaatagaggtgagagtggatatcggactgttggaaaatgatgaggtagtaatggggggggggaacaaaatggcagatgaactgaatgtgtTTGAAGCTGTCATAACCAGAGAGAaagtcttgggaaactgaaagatcagaaggttgataagtcacctgCTCCCTATGGTGTACACTACAGAGTTATGAAAGCTGTGGCTGGGGAGATTATGGGGGCATTAGAAATGAGCTTTTAAGAATCAGTAGACTCACACAAGCCTGCTCAACAAGCTATGactccatggtattacaagaaagatcctagcattgattggcaggaggctaagcgtaggaataaagggtgccttttctggctggctgccggtgacctgtggtgttccacagggatctgtgttgggactgatacttttcacattatatgtgtgacggggtcctgaattacccctataaaATGTGCTTttgaatagagagagagagttatttaacactgacatcttgtttttaagagagagggagagagagacgaagattgctttgagatggtgttatgaacCCCTAAGGTTCATATTTTCGGTGGCCTGTCACTTTAAGGCGCCAGAATGAAcagagactaacttttggatttctgctgagttgagAGAGGGCACTGCGCAGCTCATGGGtcgctatggtgaccgagggcggctttatttgatggacaatcattGTCATGGTTCCTCTGCAGTGTGTTTActttttacaaggacattgcctgcttgtatattcttacacagagagagaagggaggagctgaattgaaagacagttggtactcagcacggggagataaatggaaggtcagatgatagacttgcaacacatgtttttggacactgaatgagctctgttgtgcccacaggaaaagcaggttttggaggatcgatcaggtggattGAACAGTGGCTCTAACAGTATAAACAGGGCGTGATTGGTCGGGAGTTATTTGTGTGGCCAACCCTCgtctgggttgatagctccactaCAGAAGAACGGTCCCATTTGTTGTGGTCAGagtcagtgacttttaaaggatttcggaggacaacgggaagattgacggcatcagctcacctgaagactcaaatctctctctctctctctctctctctctctctctctctctctctctctctctctccatcactagtcaactcaataccacgaactgaactgaactttactcattatcaTAAGACTAaatatttacccctagacttgaagaaacttggttttcatatatattccacacttacttatatataatcatttgctaacctgtttgacttatctgcatttatattattgTATTGCGTAGTTCCTAATAAATAtcattagttaacagcaataccggactccaaagtgttttccctCTCTGCTGGTTCGTTAACCCGTCACAGGTCCCTaccaaaattggggcctgcatccgtgatatgaacaaattgtatgggaggcttgtttgaattgattggggggaAATCCCTGTTGATATGCTTCTGTGTaaatacagcagaaatggattttgaggttaataagtttgtggcaGAACCAACCCCTGAAGCATTGGATGATGCTAAAAGGGATGTGCTGGTGGCAATTGCTCAAAAGTTAAGACTAAAGGTGACCACTAAAATGAGGAAAGCTCAGATGCAGACGGTAATAGCCCAGCATTTTATAACTAAAGGGAAAGTTTGGAGAGGAGGTGAGAGTTATTCGCTGGAGGTAAACCTACTGAGATTCAGCTTCAGGTGGAGcagtgcaggctggaggctgaggataGGAAAAGACAACATGAGTTGCAACTGAAACATCTCGAGGCAGCAAAGGCagcaaaacagagagaagaggcagaaaaacagggaCAATTTGTAAGGGAGATGTGGCAGCTGAGAGGTTTACTGTTAGATCCTGCTGATTATTACAGCTCGGAAGAGCTTGTTTTGTTTGATGAATTTCAAAGTTGTGTCCCCTATGATGTGAGGGCATACCTAGATGAAGAGGATGCCGCCACCCTGCGGGGATCTACTAAGAAACCAGAAGGAGTCattttaacccacgaggttgagtttactccaaATGAGAGCTACCCGGAGAGTATCTGGGAGGTTCGaggtgaccttgaatttgaaactgggacaagtgatgaaaACCCACAAGAGGCAGCTGTCCCGATCACCTGTGTTCAgcttgttgaagtacctgtggattcaTAGGGTATTGACctttgtgttgaaactcagttGAGGTCTGAAGTGTCTCACAtggttggaaaggaatgcagttCATTCGTGCTAGATGgttttggttcagtgaataaggggttaaccttggtaccagtggaaattgaGAATTCTCAGTCACGTGTATTAGACAGTGTTTTAAAAGTTAGTGATGAGGTAAAAATTACCGAGGCATGTGATACTGGAAATTATGGGAAAAGTGTTGTTAATGCTGTTCCTAGACTTTTGAATACAGTACTGGAAAGGTTGGATTGGTTGTGcaacctttgaccctgcttgcaggacaaaggcctgctgaggAAGCATGTCCCtctctgttgaattttgtttggcCATTTGGAGGTAAACACCTGCAAAGTTATGATGTCAATCatggtgatgttgtggagaagAAGGATTGTTATGAGTTTAAGATGCTATTGTTGATTAATGTTATGGTCATAAGTCGAAGTGAAGGTCGTAGAAATTTGAAAAGTAGATTGTTTGACCTCTTACACAATGTATATATAGTTCTTGTAAGTCTGGTGATGGTGCTAAGTTTGGTAAACAATGTGGGGAGATT from Mobula birostris isolate sMobBir1 chromosome 8, sMobBir1.hap1, whole genome shotgun sequence harbors:
- the LOC140202124 gene encoding interferon-inducible GTPase 5-like, with the protein product MAGVLSNLYYNAKDVKDLVAAYQREGQQGFQLAIERKSKQFENVQIRIAVMGESGSGKSTLINALLGLDENEEGAASTGSTETTMEITRYPHPTLPNVQYYDFPGLNTPKFPVKKFMKETNFSQYDLGIVVTAARFTENDKILAEALKKAGKHFYVVRSKIDDTIRAESRKKGYNQEVILQNLKEYCISSLESEGIQNTSVFLYSAFDLDEFDFPKFREAVVSNLSETQRDLFITALPNTSEAAIERKRNALRPFIQMLSAISGGIGAVPIPGLSLACDLALIISGIVFMRKNLGLDEASLSKLAQRVGTSVANLKRGAEHVWLFGEITREQVLLLLQRSNVALALTIAEPFLDFVPILGTIFGATSSFGVTVMMLNSSLNAMMETAKVVLQNAKAAASREGIGNCGPLYG